The Chloroflexus aggregans DSM 9485 genome segment AGTACAATTGCGCATCCGCACAACCAGTATCGTTGGGTCGGTCCGGCACACACGGTACCTGATAGATCGGATCGTTCGCGGCCGGTACGACGTGCTCCGGTGTAATCCCAACGCCGTTAATCGCTTCACCGGACGGCGTCAGCCAACGTGCGATAGTGATGCGCACACTGCTCCCGTCACGCAGGGGATAGATGTTCTGAACCGACCCCTTGCCAAAGGTCTTCTCACCGAGCAAGACCGTATTCGGACGGACATCACGCAGCGCGCCGGCAACCACCTCAGCGGCACTAGCCGACCCGCCGTTCACCAAGACAACCATTGGAATACCGTATAGTCGCCGGTTAGCCGGTGCCGTGATGGTGCGTAACTCTTTGTTGACGCCACTACGCTCTTCTTCATAGAGCGCCACGCCGTCGTAAAACCGACCGAGCACCTCTTGCGCAGTAGTCAGAAAACCGCCCGAATTATTACGCAGATCGAGCACAATTGCCCGGGGTTGTTGTGGGAGCAACTCGGCAATCGCCTGGTCGAGCAACTCAGTGGTTGTGGCCTTAAATTCGGTAATCTGAATATAGGCAATGCGGTCGGGTAAGAGCGTGCTATTGACGGTGATGAGCGGAATGGCCGCGCGCGTGATGGCAACGGTAAAGACACGATCTTCGGCAGGTCGGTGAATGGTTAAGCGAACGACCGTTCCGGCCGGACCACGAATAAGGCTTACTGCACGAGCGCTTGCTTCTTGGTCGCTCAAGCCGGCTATTAACTCGGCCAGTGGTTGATCATCTACTGCCAGAATGATGTCACCCGCTTGAATACCGGCTTGTTCGGCAGGCGAATTCCGGATTGGACGGTCGATGATGATTTGGCCATTTTCAACCCGCAGATAAGCACCAATGCCTTCAAAGCGGCCCTCCATCGACTCCCGATTTTGTTGCGCTTCTTCTGGCTCTTGAAAGAAGGTATACGGATCGTTGAGCGTTGCCAGCATACCACGGATCGCACCGTATACCATCTTCTGCCGATCGATAGCTTGCGGCTGGTAGAAGTTGCCTTCAACCAAATCCCACACGTCCCAGAAGACGGCAAACTGTTGTCGGCGGTCACCGGGGGTGAGCAATCGCGTATCGACGTTAGAGACACCGGTGATCAAGACATCGATCGGAGAGACGCCAACAATCCGCCCGGTGATCCAACCACCAAGAAAAGCCACAGCGATCACGGCGACCCACCGAACGATGACACCAACAATTGCCCACACCCGTTCCATTCCCACACCTTTTCTAGATATGTAGCGCATATTGCAACATTGCCAACGCCGCTAACGGCGCCGTTTCTGCCCGCAAGATGCGTGGCCCCAACGAAACCGCCACAAACCCATGATCGATTGCCGCCCGTCGTTCACGCGGATCAATGCCGCCTTCCGGGCCTGAGATGATGGCAATCTGACGTAGCGAGGTCGGCGATGTTACAATATCACGCAAATGATGTTCAGCTTGTTCATCGAGCATAAGCGCCAAATCGGCACGACCACCGGCAACCACCGCAGCCGAAAACGGTTGCGGAGCGCTCACTTCGGGTAAGCGGCCACGCCCAGACTGCTCGGCCGCTTCGGTAGCAATCCGCTGCCAGCGCATCAGTCGATGGGTGTCAATCCGATCACCCGACAACGAGCGGGCAAAAGCGACCGGTATAATGCGACGTGCCCCCAATTCTACCGCCTTTTGCAACGCCCATTCAAACCGTTCGGGCCGGATTAGCGCCAGATAGAGATCGATTACAACTGCCAACTCGCCACCGGCGTGACAACGAGTGAGGACGTATCCCTGCGCCCGCCGCCGGTCGATGGCGGTGAATTGCACAACTGCCGCCATCCCTTTCCCATCGAGCAGCAACACTCGATCCCCGGCGGTCAGGCGCAGCACACGAGTCCATTGGTGCAGCAGTGACGGATCATCAATCAAGATTTCGTCACCACGCAACCATACCGGATCAACAAAGAAGCGGTGGGTATTGGGAATGGTCGTTGGATCGTCCACTGTCGTAACTATTGCACAATGGGAGCAACACCGGTATCATTACCGACCGTGGCAAGGAGTGTGGGCAGATCGGGGATGTACGAGCGCAGGAGTATTCCCTGCGAAGCCGCGACCCTGTACTCGCCTAGGGTAGCCGGTAAGAGAACGGCTGCACCGCGTTGTAGTGTTAGTGTTTCACTTCCCCATTCCAGTTGCATCGTGCCGTCAATGACCGTCAAGATCTCGAGCGAGCCGGGATCGGTAGTAGCACTGAGACAACCTTGCACATGCCATCGTTCAAGCGCAAACGATGAGCAAGCCACGAGCAATTCACGCTGTTCGTCGAGCGGTAGTGGTTGGAAGAAGGAAGCCGAAGCCGGCTCGAGTCGGCTAACCGCCAATGCCTGCTCAATGTGTAACTCACGAAGCTGACCGGTGCGTGCATCCCGTCGATTGTAGTCGTACAAGCGATAAGTCAGATCAGATTTCTGCTGGATTTCAAATAGCATAATTCCAGCATTAATCGCATGGATAGTCCCTGCCGGTACAAAGACGAGATCACCGGCGCGCACCGGCTGCTGAGCCAACAGATCTTCTATCGTCCCATCGGCAATTGCCGCCGCCAACGCAGTTCGTGCAACCGGTGCGCGGACACCAAGCGTAACCGTTGCGCCCGGCTCAGTCGCCAGAATGTACCACGCTTCAGTCTTACCGTGAAAACCGGTATGCGCCTCAAAGGTATGCGCATATTCATCATCAGGATGCACTTGCACCGAAAGCCGGTCGGCAGCATCGATAAATTTCGCCAGTAGTGGCAGATCGGCTCCGTAGCGTGCAAACGAGCGGGTGCCTACCATAGCCTCGCCGTAGGTTTGTACCACCTCTGCTATCGTCCGCCCGGCGAAGGGACCATTCGTCACCCGATTACTGTCGAAGACCAGCCAGATCTCACCGAGCCGTTCAGGATGCGGCGGTGGCAATGCCAGCCACGGGGCCAGCCGTTGCCCACCCCAGAGTGGTTCAACGAATCGCGGTTCGGATAGAATAGGGTACAGTCGATTCATAACGGTTTATCGGGGTATATGTTCGCATGGCTATCGTCTCCACCATTACCGTCGGTGTACTAGTGCAACCCATTCACCTTCACCATGACGTTCGACCATGGTCAGACCAACTTTGGCGAAAGCAGCGATAACCTCACGCTCTTTTATGTCAATGATACCACTACTAATGAGATAGCCCCCGGGTTTCAGCGCGGCAGCCAGATCGGGGGCAAGCGTTACCAACACTTTCGCGATCAGATTTGCCGCAATCAGATCGAATATTGCCTGTGGCGTTTGTGCCCGTAACGCCGGATCCGGTTCTGCCGGCCCAAAATCACCCGACAGCCAATGCCCCATCGCCTGCCCTACGCCAAGACTGCCCTCGGCCACCTGCACCACCGCGTTTACCTGATTGCGCTCAACATTTTCTTGCGCCACCCGTACTGCGATTGGGTCATTGTCGAGAGCCAGCACGTGTCCCGCACCCAACTTCGCAGCGGCAATTGCGAGAATGCCCGAACCGGTACCGAGGTCCAGTACGTGCTGGTCAGGTTGCACCATTCGTTCAAGTAATTGCAAGCAGAGTCTGGTCGTTGGATGCAAACCGGTTCCGAAGGCCATCCCCGGATCGAGCCAGAGCACAATATCGTCGGGCTGCGGTTGGTATTCCAACCACGACGGAACGATCACCGTGCGCTCACCGATCCGGAGCACCGAATAAAATTGTTTCCAAGCGTTCGCCCAATCCTCTTCGGCCAGTGTACGAGTTTGAAGTGGTCCCAGCGGTCGGATCTGGCTCACATGCCAGAGCGCATGTTCAATGCGCTGGCGTGTCTCTTCGACCTGATCGTCGAACGGCAAATAGGTACGGAGCCAGACCGGACGGGTCGGGTCATACTGAAACTCTGGCCCTTCATCGCCGGCGATCCAGCCCTGTTCGACGACGACGCCACCATTGTACCCGTAGCGGGCCAGGATTTCAGCAACCGTCTCCACCGCCTCCGGTTCGACTTCAATCGAAATCTCTAGCCACGTGCTTGGCGTTTGCATACCACTTCATCCCTGCCACTTCCAGCGCGTTCCGTGTGGACCATCTTCAAGGGCGACACCAAGATCGGCCAGCCGGTTACGCACCAGATCGGCCAGTGCATACTGCTTAGCCTTCCGCAACTCACCCCGCACCTCGATCAGCAACTCGATAAACGGTGTCACTTCGGCAGTCGGTGTGCGTTGGCGCGGTTGCAACCGCAACCCCAACACCCCGGCCAATTCACGGAGCGTCTGCTGACCGATGGCAAGCTCCTCGGCAGCAAGACCGGCGTCGCGGGCCGCATTAATCGCCCGTACCAGATCGAACAGTGCGGCGAGCGCTGCCGGGCTGTTAAAGTCGTTATCCATTGCCGTAATAAACCGTTCGCGGGCAATGGTAGCTGCTTCACGCAACGCTGCTACTGCCGGCCCCTCGCGCACCGAACCGGTAGCCGGTGCCAACGCCGATAAAAGTCGTTCCAGCTTGCGCTGATTATCGGCGGCAATCTCGTCATTATAGGTCAACGGGCTACGGTATGAACTACTCAAGACGATCAGCCGAAACACGTCGGGATCGTATCGGCTGAGAAAATCGGCAATCGTCACCACATTCCCCAGCGACTTCGACATTTTCTCAACTTGCCGGGTCTGTGGATTGACCAACTGCAACATCCCGTTATGCACCCAATAACGGGCAAAAGGCTGACCGGTCAAACTTTCGCTTTGGGCAATCTCATTTTCGTGATGAGGGAAGATGAGATCGGTACCGCCGCCGTGAATATCGATCTGCGGTCCGAGGTACTCCATCGCCATCGCCGAGCACTCAATATGCCAACCCGGACGTCCCGGCCCCCATGGACTATCCCACGCCGGTTCACCCGGTCGAGCCGCTTTCCACAAAGCGAAATCAGCCGGTGACTCTTTACGTGGATCAACCTCAAAGCGCGTACCACTGAGCATCTCATCGAGCGAGCGACCGGAGAGTTTACCGTAGTCTTCGTCGCGCTTCACCCGAAAATAGACATCGCCATCGACCACATACGCATAGCCGCGCTCGATCAAGCCTTGCACAAACGCGATAATACCAGGCATCGTCGTCGAGACACGCGGATAGGCTGTAGCCGGCAAGACATTCATTGCCTGCAACTGAGTCAAAAATTCGGCAGCATACTGGCCGGAGAGCGCGAGCGGATCTTGCCCCATCGCTTGCGCGCGGGCGATCACTTTATCATCAATGTCGGTAAAATTGACGATATGGCGCACCTGATAACCACGAAATTCAAGATAGCGCCGGATCATGTCAAACACAATCGCCGACATCGCATGCCCGATGTGCGCTTCGTCATAGGGTGTCACCCCACAGACGTACATACGGACAACACCAGGCTCAATCGTCTCTAACGGTTCAAGCCGCCGGGTCAAGGTATTGTAGAGGTGAATCGTCATACCAACTCGCTATCATCACATTGCAGCTAAATGCCTGCACCCTGATTATACTCTTCTTCCACCGGTGCCGATTCATCCAACAACGTCTGCCAAAGCTGTTCGGGCAGCTCACTGTGTTTGACATGGAAGTTTTTATAATGCACGCGAGAGACGGCTTCGAGTTCGATCAGACGTGCCTCAAGTTCGAGCACCTTATCGTGCAGACTACGCAACATCTCACCTTCGGGATCGGGTAACTGCTCGACGCGCCGCGACACACCGGTAATCGGATCGCGGCGGGCAACGATGCGGGCCGGTACACCGACGGCGGTAGAGTGGGGAGGCACGTCTTTCACAACCACCGCGCCGCCACCGATTCGAGCGCCACGCCCGATAGTAATTGCACCGAGAACGATAGCACCAACACCGATGACTACTTCATCTTCGACCGTCGGATGGCGCTTGCCGGTCTGTTTTCCGGTACCACCGAGTGTTACCCCTTGATAGAGCATCACCCAATCGCCGATTTCCGCCGTCTCACCGATAACCACACCCATTCCGTGATCGATAAAAAAGCCGCGCCCAATACGAGCACCGGGATGGATTTCGATCCCGGTAAGAAAGCGACTGATCTGTGAGATCAGACGTGGGATAAATGGAACCTTCCGTCGATACAGGGCATGGGCAAAACGATGAAGGATAATCGCGTGCAAACCGGGGTAGAGCAAGACCTCAGCCAGATTACGGGCTGCAGGGTCATTGCGAAAAATGGCGCGAATATCGTCGCGCAACACACAGAGCGCATGTGAAATACGCATCGGATTGCTCCGGCGAATAATAATACACGTTACATATCACAAAAGGGCGGAGGAGGAGAACGCCGGAGGCGCGCAACGATGCGCGAACCCGGCGGAGCCATGCGCTGGGGCGCCACCGAGTGGGGCAGCGCCCCTAGCGACAGGAGCACCCGGGGAAGGGAAGAAGCAGGGAGGCCAATCGATTAGTCTTCGCTGGAGTCGGTCTTGTCACTCGCGTCACCCTTGCTCTTATCACTACCCGTTACCGAGCCACTGCTGGTACCACGGCTATCGGTTATATACCATCCTGACCCCTTAAAGACGATACCGGCGGGCTGAATCACCCGACGTACTCGACCTTCCTGACCACACAGACAGACGGTCAGTGGCTCGTCTTTGAAGCTCTGGAACTTTTCAAACTGCTTGCCACAAGCGTCACAGGCATACACGTAGGTTGGCATAGCGCGCTTTCTACCTCCATGGGATGCTTTTAGTTGATGTATCACGCTATGTATTGTACCCCAGAGCGCCATAATCCGCAATAAGAAGAGTGTTAGAACACATTGCGCGCCACGTCCGCTTGATTCGCTGAGGCAAATGCTCGTCGCTCCTCCACAATCTGGTATCATTTGACAAAACAGCCATTTGCCTATGGAGATCGTTATGACCTTCGATCCAACGACTATTCGCCCGCTCTTTCCGGCATTAACCCAAGAGGTTGCCGGCAGACCGGCCGTCTTCTTCGATGGCCCAGGTGGCACACAAGTGCCGCAGATAGTCATTGATGCGATAAGCCACTATCTCGCCCACGACAATGCCAATTCGCATGGTGCCTTCGCGACGAGCCGACGTACCGACGCAACGATTGCCGCCGCCCATGCCGCCATGGCCGATCTGCTCGGCTGTGAACCTGATGAGGTTTTTTTCGGCCAAAATATGACTTCTCTGACGTTTGCCCTCAGTCGTGCTATCGGGCGCGAATTACAAGCCGGCGACGAGATTATCGTGACTCGCCTTGACCACGATGCGAACGTTGCACCATGGCATGCACTGAGCGAGCGTGGTGTCGTCATTCGCGAAGTCGATATCGATCCCACAGACTGTACGCTCGATATGGACGATATGGCAGCGAAGATCGGGCCGCGTACCAAACTGGTGGCAGTTGGGTATGCCTCGAACGCAGTCGGCACGATCAATGATGTACGACAGGTCGTGGATTGGGCACATCAGGTAGGTGCATTGGTATTTGTCGATGCGGTGCATTATGCCCCGCATGGCCGCATTGATGTCAAAGCTCTCGATTGCGATTTCCTGGCGTGTAGTGTCTACAAGTTTTTCGGCCCACACGTTGGGGTAATGTACGGTAAACGTGAGCATCTGCAACGGTTAAAGCCTTACAAAGTTCGTCCGGCCGATGATACAGTACCCGGACGCTGGATGACCGGCACGCAGAACCACGAAGGGTTAGCCGGTGTGACGGCTGCCGTGGAGTATCTGGCGAGCTTAGGGCAACCCGCTCCTGATCGTCGTACAGCACTGGTAACAGCCATGGAGCGGATCGTCGCCTACGAGCGTTCACTTGCCGTTCAGTTGATTGATGGTTTGCTGAAGATCCCCGGCCTGACCTTCTATGGCATTCGCGAGCCTGAGCGATTCGTATGGCGCACGCCAACGGTATCATTCCGACTCGCGCATCTGGCACCACGTGCAGTAGCCGAGCAATTAGCCGAACACGGTATCTTTGTCTGGGATGGGAATTACTATGCGCTCAGCCTTAGTGAACGGCTCGGTGTCGAACCACTTGGCGGCATGGTGCGAGTCGGTTTGGTCCACTACAATACAGCCGACGAGGTTGATTTCTTCCTCACCACATTGCGCAAGTTAGCGACCCGTTAACCGCAAACAATGCGGTCATTGCCTATGCTCGCCTTGTCGGCGTATCTACATCGACAAAGCGAGAAGTTTGTTATGACCATTGAGCACCGGTACCAGCCGAATACACGTACTGACACCGATCCACCGCATAGCAGTACCGTCCGGTCGCACCACCGCCACCGGCGTGGAGCAGCGCCGCACCCGCCGCCCCCACCATCACCGGCACACCGGCCTACCGCAGTGCTGCGCTGCCCCCGCCGCCCCCACCACCAGCCTACCGCAGCACCGCGCCGCACCCAATCCCCACCGCCACCGGCCTACCGCCGCGCCGCGCTGCACCGGCGTGGAGCAGCACTACGCTGCACCCCGGCCTCCCCACCGCCACCGGCGTGGAGCAGCACTACGCTGCACCCCGGCCTCCCCACCGTCACCGGCGTGGAGCAGCACTACGCTGCACCCCGGCCTCCCCACCGTCACCGGCGTGGAGCAGTGCTGCACCCGCCGCCCCCACCATCACCGGCACGCCGGCCTACCGCAGCACTGCGCTGCCCTCGCAGCCCCCACCACCGGCCTACCGCAGCACCGCGCCGCACCCAATCCCCACCGCCACCGGCTTACCGCCGCGCCGCGCTGCACCGGCGTGGAGCAGCACTACGCTGCACCCCAGCCTCCCCACCGCCACCGGCGTGGAGCAGCGCCGCACCCGCCGCCCCGGCCTACCGCAGCACCGCGCCGTCACCGGCAGGCCCCACCGCCACCGGCGTGGAGCAGCGCCGCACCCGCCGCCCCCCACCATCACCGGCACGCCGGCCTACCGCAGCACTGCGCTGCCCTCGCAGCCCCCACCACCGGCCTACCGCAGCACCGCGCCGTCACCGGCAGGCCCCACCGCCACCGGCGTGGAGCAGCGCCGCACCCGCCGCCCCCCACCATCACCGGCACGCCGGCCTACCGCAGCACTGCGCTGCCCTCGCAGCCCCCACCACCGGCCTACCGCAGCACCGCGCCGTCACCGGCAGGCCCCACCGCCACCGGCGTGGAGCAGCGCCGCACCCGCCGCCCCCCACCATCACCGGCACGCCGGCCTACCGCAGCACTGCGCTGCCCTCGCAGCCCCCACCACCGGCCTACCGCAGCACCGCGCCGCACCCAATCCCCACCGCCACCGACCTACCGCCGCGCCGCGCTGCACCGGCGTGGAGCAGCACTACGCTGCACCCCAGCCTCCCCACCGCCACCGGCGTGGAGCAGCACTACGCTGCACCCCGGCCTCCCCACCGTCACCGGCGTGGAGCAGTGCTGCTACAGCCATCCTCACTACTCAGAAAGCACTTATCGAGGCGCAGCGTCAGTGAGCATCCGGTATCGCCACCGATAGGGTATGGAGTAAATCGATCTCCATCGTAGCTCATCGTTTTGTTCCACCGACATCACCTGCTCAATACCATCCTGGACAATTGATGCGCTACGTCCACAATGAGAACACCTCGCTCCCAACCACCATGACGAAGAGGAGGTTGAGCAAGATACCAAAGACTAAACTCAAAGCGGTCAGTAAGAGTAAATAGACGGTACGCCGACGGATAAGCCGCCGAAACTCGCCTTGCAACAGTGTTTCGAGGGTTTGTTGTTGGGCAGCCAACACCATCTCAACGGGTGTACCTTCCGCTTCGGCTTGAGCAAGTGCAGCAGTCGCGTCGATCAATTCACGACAATGGGAGCGACGAGCTACTTCGGCAAGTGCAGCAAAGGGACGCATACGTTGCTCTTCACTGAGGGCCAACGCCGCGACGACGACCTCACGCATGGGTGCTTGACGTGGTGCAGCCTGCATACAGTAGCGGCGCAATAGCATACTTGGGGCTTCAAAGCTGCCCAATGCGACCCGAATGAAGCCGATCAAACCTGGGGTAAGGCGGCGCAGCTCGCGTTCCATACGTTCGTGGGCACGGCGTGGTTGACGCGGCCAGACCAGACCCAGTCCAAGATAGGCAGCTAATGCCAATCCAAGCCAGAGCGGGCCTCCGCTCAGCGCTGCTCCGGCGCAAAGTAAGGCGAGCGTTATGCCGCCAGCTTGACCAACTATGAAGCGTTGACGTTCAGCGAGCGACACGGCAAGGAGCGGACGGCGACGTAGTACAATTCCAAGTGTGGCCAGCAGGGTGCCCCACAAGGCAGCTAATAACGCGGGGGCAACCGGAGTCGTAAGTAAATGCGACATACGTAGCAACCTTTCACTGGGTCATCACGGCTAATACTCGACATCCTCAACCCGTGACAGCCAAATCCCGCCGATAATAGGAGCTGCCAGCGCCAAACTAACGATTACGGCAAATACCATCCCTAACGGAGTGCTATAGGCAACTCGTACCCGCTCCCACTGCGTCGCCCCCAAATATACAGCCATCAGTACACCGGCACCCCCAACAGCCAACCCGCTATAGCGCATTTGCGCCAGTTCGGTCAAAGCCTCTTCGCGCCGTCGTTCAGAAGCTTGCAAGGCAGCATAGGCAGCCGCACAACGGCGTGCTTGCAAGTCTTGCGGTTGATCGGCAGCTACGGCAAGATGGTTTAGCAGAGTGGCATGACGTACTGATAAGGTTTGCCCGGCTAAGGCGGCAATCACTTGACGCAAGGTGGCAATACTCCCATCGGCCAACAGCGCACCCTGCTGTCTGATCAGCCAACTCCATTCGTCTCGCAACGGACCGGACGGCATATCGGCAAGTAAGCGGTCAAACGCAGTACGCAAGCCTAACCCACCGCTAAGCAGTGCGCTTAGCCGGCCAATGGCTGGGGTTAGTTCTCGTTCGAGTTGCCGGTTATAACGCTGGGCTACTAAAGCAAACCCGACTCGAGTTACCAAGGCAGCGGCCACCGGTGCTAATGCCAATGCTAGCCATAGCGAGCCAATGAAACCGAGTACAGCGCTGACTAAGGTTGCCACACCACCAACCATCAGCAGTGACGTATTGGTTGACAATAAAACAGGACGCCAAATCAATGCCAG includes the following:
- the epsC gene encoding serine O-acetyltransferase EpsC, whose protein sequence is MRISHALCVLRDDIRAIFRNDPAARNLAEVLLYPGLHAIILHRFAHALYRRKVPFIPRLISQISRFLTGIEIHPGARIGRGFFIDHGMGVVIGETAEIGDWVMLYQGVTLGGTGKQTGKRHPTVEDEVVIGVGAIVLGAITIGRGARIGGGAVVVKDVPPHSTAVGVPARIVARRDPITGVSRRVEQLPDPEGEMLRSLHDKVLELEARLIELEAVSRVHYKNFHVKHSELPEQLWQTLLDESAPVEEEYNQGAGI
- a CDS encoding type I phosphomannose isomerase catalytic subunit — encoded protein: MNRLYPILSEPRFVEPLWGGQRLAPWLALPPPHPERLGEIWLVFDSNRVTNGPFAGRTIAEVVQTYGEAMVGTRSFARYGADLPLLAKFIDAADRLSVQVHPDDEYAHTFEAHTGFHGKTEAWYILATEPGATVTLGVRAPVARTALAAAIADGTIEDLLAQQPVRAGDLVFVPAGTIHAINAGIMLFEIQQKSDLTYRLYDYNRRDARTGQLRELHIEQALAVSRLEPASASFFQPLPLDEQRELLVACSSFALERWHVQGCLSATTDPGSLEILTVIDGTMQLEWGSETLTLQRGAAVLLPATLGEYRVAASQGILLRSYIPDLPTLLATVGNDTGVAPIVQ
- a CDS encoding S41 family peptidase, with translation MERVWAIVGVIVRWVAVIAVAFLGGWITGRIVGVSPIDVLITGVSNVDTRLLTPGDRRQQFAVFWDVWDLVEGNFYQPQAIDRQKMVYGAIRGMLATLNDPYTFFQEPEEAQQNRESMEGRFEGIGAYLRVENGQIIIDRPIRNSPAEQAGIQAGDIILAVDDQPLAELIAGLSDQEASARAVSLIRGPAGTVVRLTIHRPAEDRVFTVAITRAAIPLITVNSTLLPDRIAYIQITEFKATTTELLDQAIAELLPQQPRAIVLDLRNNSGGFLTTAQEVLGRFYDGVALYEEERSGVNKELRTITAPANRRLYGIPMVVLVNGGSASAAEVVAGALRDVRPNTVLLGEKTFGKGSVQNIYPLRDGSSVRITIARWLTPSGEAINGVGITPEHVVPAANDPIYQVPCVPDRPNDTGCADAQLYWALKLLRDGTPPPLPVPVETVTAP
- a CDS encoding 16S rRNA (uracil(1498)-N(3))-methyltransferase: MDDPTTIPNTHRFFVDPVWLRGDEILIDDPSLLHQWTRVLRLTAGDRVLLLDGKGMAAVVQFTAIDRRRAQGYVLTRCHAGGELAVVIDLYLALIRPERFEWALQKAVELGARRIIPVAFARSLSGDRIDTHRLMRWQRIATEAAEQSGRGRLPEVSAPQPFSAAVVAGGRADLALMLDEQAEHHLRDIVTSPTSLRQIAIISGPEGGIDPRERRAAIDHGFVAVSLGPRILRAETAPLAALAMLQYALHI
- a CDS encoding 50S ribosomal protein L11 methyltransferase — its product is MQTPSTWLEISIEVEPEAVETVAEILARYGYNGGVVVEQGWIAGDEGPEFQYDPTRPVWLRTYLPFDDQVEETRQRIEHALWHVSQIRPLGPLQTRTLAEEDWANAWKQFYSVLRIGERTVIVPSWLEYQPQPDDIVLWLDPGMAFGTGLHPTTRLCLQLLERMVQPDQHVLDLGTGSGILAIAAAKLGAGHVLALDNDPIAVRVAQENVERNQVNAVVQVAEGSLGVGQAMGHWLSGDFGPAEPDPALRAQTPQAIFDLIAANLIAKVLVTLAPDLAAALKPGGYLISSGIIDIKEREVIAAFAKVGLTMVERHGEGEWVALVHRR
- a CDS encoding FmdB family zinc ribbon protein, with amino-acid sequence MPTYVYACDACGKQFEKFQSFKDEPLTVCLCGQEGRVRRVIQPAGIVFKGSGWYITDSRGTSSGSVTGSDKSKGDASDKTDSSED
- a CDS encoding cysteine desulfurase-like protein codes for the protein MTFDPTTIRPLFPALTQEVAGRPAVFFDGPGGTQVPQIVIDAISHYLAHDNANSHGAFATSRRTDATIAAAHAAMADLLGCEPDEVFFGQNMTSLTFALSRAIGRELQAGDEIIVTRLDHDANVAPWHALSERGVVIREVDIDPTDCTLDMDDMAAKIGPRTKLVAVGYASNAVGTINDVRQVVDWAHQVGALVFVDAVHYAPHGRIDVKALDCDFLACSVYKFFGPHVGVMYGKREHLQRLKPYKVRPADDTVPGRWMTGTQNHEGLAGVTAAVEYLASLGQPAPDRRTALVTAMERIVAYERSLAVQLIDGLLKIPGLTFYGIREPERFVWRTPTVSFRLAHLAPRAVAEQLAEHGIFVWDGNYYALSLSERLGVEPLGGMVRVGLVHYNTADEVDFFLTTLRKLATR
- the cysS gene encoding cysteine--tRNA ligase, which gives rise to MTIHLYNTLTRRLEPLETIEPGVVRMYVCGVTPYDEAHIGHAMSAIVFDMIRRYLEFRGYQVRHIVNFTDIDDKVIARAQAMGQDPLALSGQYAAEFLTQLQAMNVLPATAYPRVSTTMPGIIAFVQGLIERGYAYVVDGDVYFRVKRDEDYGKLSGRSLDEMLSGTRFEVDPRKESPADFALWKAARPGEPAWDSPWGPGRPGWHIECSAMAMEYLGPQIDIHGGGTDLIFPHHENEIAQSESLTGQPFARYWVHNGMLQLVNPQTRQVEKMSKSLGNVVTIADFLSRYDPDVFRLIVLSSSYRSPLTYNDEIAADNQRKLERLLSALAPATGSVREGPAVAALREAATIARERFITAMDNDFNSPAALAALFDLVRAINAARDAGLAAEELAIGQQTLRELAGVLGLRLQPRQRTPTAEVTPFIELLIEVRGELRKAKQYALADLVRNRLADLGVALEDGPHGTRWKWQG